The region GATGGTGTCGTCCTTCGCCTCCGGCGCGCTGGCCGAGACGGCGGACGACGGCGACCTGGTCCTGTGGCGGGCGCGCGCCGACTGGTGCGCAGAGGGCAGGTGGGCGGCCATCCCGCTGTCCGGGCCGGACGGGCTGGCGGACATCAACAGCGAACTGCACCAGCACGACGGCCGGGGCGCGCTCGTCACGGTGAGCAAGAGCACCTGGTCCTCGGGCGAGTACCTGCCGACCGGCGTGCTGGCGAGCGCCCGCACCGGCCGGGCCTGGGGCTGGCAGATCGAGCACAACGGCGCCTGGCGCTGGGAGGTGGACCGCCGCCGCGACGGGGCGAACGCCGTCTCCCTCGTGCTGAGCGGCCCCACCGACCTCGACCACCAGTGGAGCACCCGGCTGCTCCCCGAGGAGAGCTTCGTCGCTGTTCCCGTGTCCGTCGCCGTGTCCGACGAGGGTTGCCAGGGAGCGCTGGCCGCCCTCACCCGGCAGCGGAGGGCGATCCGCCGCGCGCATCCCACAGGCGACACGCTGCCGGTCATCTTCAACGACTACATGAACACCCTCATGGGCGACCCGACCACCGAGCGCCTGCTGCCTCTCATCGACGCCGCCGCGGAGAGCGGCGCCGAGTACTTCTGCATCGACGCCGGCTGGTACGACGACGGCGGGAAGTGGTGGGACAGCGTCGGCGAGTGGCGCCCCTCGACCGGCCGCTTCCCGGACGGCGGGCTCGCCCGGGTCTTCGACCGCATCAGGGCCAGGGACATGCGCCCCGGCCTGTGGCTGGAGCCGGAGGTCGTCGGGGTACGCAGCCCGGTCGCCGCCATGCTGCCCGACGAGGCGTTCCTGAGCCGGAACGGCGAGCGGGTCGTGGAGCACGGCCGGTACTTCCTCGACCTGCGCCACCCCTCCGCCAGGAAGCATCTCGACGAGGTGGTCGATCGCCTCGTGCACGACTACGGCACCGGATTCTTCAAGCTCGACTACAACGTCACCCCGGGGCCGGGCACCGACCGGGGCGCGCTCCAGCCGGGAGAGGGACTGCTCGAGCACAACCGGGCCCACCTGGAGTGGCTGGACGCCCTGCTCGGCCGCCACCCGGAGGTGATCTTCGAGAACTGCGCCTCGGGAGCCATGCGGGCCGACTACGCCATGCTCTCCCGCCTCCAGCTCCAGTCCACCTCCGACCAGCAGGACTGGCGGCTCTACGCCGCCATCGCGGCGTCCGCGCCCGCCACGGTGCTCCCCGAGCAGGCAGGCAACTGGGCCTACCCGCAGCCGGGGATGCACACGGAGGCTCTGGCCTTCACCATG is a window of Nonomuraea helvata DNA encoding:
- a CDS encoding glycoside hydrolase family 36 protein gives rise to the protein MTSRTIQWRTGSLDLVLERPEDAPARIVRLGTASPAPSPVAPFRVQPLVELMVLGEGRGLSNTRFTDTAAGSRLRFVDAVERADGDWRELRVRQRDEVTGLEATSVFRARTDVPALQTWTEVTNTGSAPRVLQMVSSFASGALAETADDGDLVLWRARADWCAEGRWAAIPLSGPDGLADINSELHQHDGRGALVTVSKSTWSSGEYLPTGVLASARTGRAWGWQIEHNGAWRWEVDRRRDGANAVSLVLSGPTDLDHQWSTRLLPEESFVAVPVSVAVSDEGCQGALAALTRQRRAIRRAHPTGDTLPVIFNDYMNTLMGDPTTERLLPLIDAAAESGAEYFCIDAGWYDDGGKWWDSVGEWRPSTGRFPDGGLARVFDRIRARDMRPGLWLEPEVVGVRSPVAAMLPDEAFLSRNGERVVEHGRYFLDLRHPSARKHLDEVVDRLVHDYGTGFFKLDYNVTPGPGTDRGALQPGEGLLEHNRAHLEWLDALLGRHPEVIFENCASGAMRADYAMLSRLQLQSTSDQQDWRLYAAIAASAPATVLPEQAGNWAYPQPGMHTEALAFTMINGLAGRLYLSGHLDKMSRAERELVADGVAVHKRIRAEVATAEPFWPLGLPAWSDDVVALGLRTGDTVRLAVWQRDGGPHDIQVDLPGLRGRRLRVETEYPATLPGWQHQWDASTARLTVRPAVPGPSARLLRLRPEN